In the genome of Candidatus Omnitrophota bacterium, one region contains:
- a CDS encoding biopolymer transporter ExbD: protein MRFRKHMKLEHGLKQIDIAPLIDVVFQLLIFFMLTSSFVIQPGIKVNLPKAVTSETLKAENIDIVVSNENVVYLDGKVVTLAELKNIFKRASSKNNSVLIKSDRRASLGRIVEIWDMARDGGITQINIATNQE from the coding sequence ATGCGCTTTAGAAAACATATGAAATTAGAGCATGGGCTTAAGCAGATAGATATAGCCCCGCTTATAGATGTTGTTTTCCAGCTTCTTATATTTTTCATGCTTACTTCAAGTTTCGTGATACAGCCGGGGATCAAGGTAAACCTGCCTAAGGCGGTGACAAGCGAGACACTGAAGGCGGAAAATATCGACATAGTTGTTTCTAATGAAAATGTGGTTTACTTAGACGGGAAAGTAGTTACCTTAGCGGAGCTAAAGAATATATTTAAGCGCGCCAGTTCCAAGAACAATTCTGTGTTGATTAAATCCGACAGAAGGGCATCTTTAGGCAGGATAGTTGAGATTTGGGACATGGCCAGAGACGGCGGGATAACCCAGATTAATATCGCCACCAATCAGGAATGA
- the folK gene encoding 2-amino-4-hydroxy-6-hydroxymethyldihydropteridine diphosphokinase encodes MVTCYLGLGANLGNRHSAIRNAVTEISRIPKTRVLKLSHLIKTKALGGPKDQPDFLNAALKIKTALTPLELLDNLKTIEKKLGRKKTVRWGPRAIDLDILFYSNRVVNNKRLKVPHPRVFERLFVLKPLIEVI; translated from the coding sequence ATGGTTACTTGTTATTTGGGCTTAGGCGCGAACCTTGGCAACAGACACAGCGCAATTAGAAATGCGGTCACCGAGATTTCCCGCATTCCAAAAACGCGCGTCTTGAAGTTGTCACATCTTATCAAGACTAAAGCATTGGGCGGGCCAAAAGACCAGCCGGATTTCTTAAACGCTGCTTTAAAGATCAAGACCGCACTTACACCCTTAGAGTTGTTGGATAATCTAAAAACAATAGAAAAGAAATTAGGCAGAAAAAAGACTGTGCGCTGGGGGCCGCGCGCAATTGATCTGGATATTCTTTTTTATTCAAATCGGGTAGTCAATAATAAAAGGCTTAAAGTCCCGCATCCCAGGGTGTTTGAGCGGTTGTTTGTTTTAAAACCGCTTATTGAGGTTATTTAA
- a CDS encoding LL-diaminopimelate aminotransferase produces MFKLSKKITSLPPYLFVEIDKAKRKARAEGRDIIDLGIGDPDQPTPAHVIERLYQAAKDPANHRYALDQGMPSLRQAMSKWYHKRFNVVLDPDTEILPLIGSKEGIAHFPLAFLNPGDYSLIPDPCYPPYKGGTILAGGKPYLMPLLETNNFLPDLNKISRAVLKKSRIIYVNYPNNPTASIAGKEFYLKLIKFAHKHKLIIVSDLAYSEMVYDNYRPPSILEFDGSRDVAIEFHSLSKTYNMTGWRVAWACGNKELIAGLAKVKSNIDSGIFSAVQVAALSALEGSDEHVLKMCQMYQNRRDALVMGLNTLGWNVKPQKATFYSWIKIPGKKSSIDFAAKILKEADIIVTPGVGFGQAGEGYIRIALTVPVDRIKEAVNRLAKVI; encoded by the coding sequence ATGTTTAAGCTTTCTAAGAAAATTACCAGTTTGCCGCCGTATTTGTTCGTGGAAATTGATAAGGCCAAAAGAAAGGCGCGCGCTGAAGGAAGAGATATTATTGATTTAGGAATTGGCGACCCGGACCAGCCGACCCCCGCGCATGTAATTGAGAGGTTATATCAGGCGGCAAAAGACCCGGCCAATCACCGTTATGCCTTGGACCAGGGGATGCCTTCTTTGCGTCAAGCCATGTCCAAATGGTATCATAAAAGGTTTAATGTTGTTTTAGACCCGGATACCGAAATACTCCCCCTCATCGGCTCTAAAGAAGGGATCGCGCACTTCCCGCTGGCATTTTTAAATCCCGGCGACTATTCTTTGATTCCTGATCCTTGCTATCCTCCGTATAAGGGGGGTACTATTTTAGCTGGGGGCAAGCCGTATTTAATGCCGCTGTTGGAGACGAATAACTTTTTGCCGGATTTAAATAAAATAAGCCGCGCAGTGCTTAAGAAATCCCGCATAATCTACGTTAATTATCCTAATAACCCCACAGCTAGTATTGCCGGAAAAGAATTTTATCTTAAACTTATAAAGTTCGCCCACAAACATAAACTTATCATTGTTTCTGATCTGGCTTATTCAGAAATGGTCTATGATAATTACCGTCCACCAAGCATTCTGGAATTTGACGGCTCAAGGGATGTGGCTATTGAATTTCATTCTTTATCTAAGACTTACAATATGACTGGATGGCGGGTGGCTTGGGCATGCGGTAATAAGGAATTGATCGCTGGCCTTGCTAAAGTTAAGTCAAATATTGATTCTGGGATATTCTCTGCTGTGCAAGTAGCAGCCTTATCCGCACTTGAGGGCTCTGATGAGCATGTACTTAAGATGTGTCAGATGTATCAAAACCGCCGCGATGCTTTAGTTATGGGGTTAAATACATTAGGTTGGAATGTTAAGCCGCAGAAAGCCACTTTTTATTCTTGGATAAAAATCCCCGGTAAAAAAAGTTCTATAGATTTTGCCGCCAAGATCTTAAAGGAAGCAGATATTATTGTTACCCCGGGAGTTGGTTTTGGGCAGGCTGGCGAAGGCTACATCCGTATTGCTTTAACTGTTCCTGTAGATAGAATAAAAGAAGCAGTTAATCGTTTAGCTAAAGTGATTTAA
- the dapB gene encoding 4-hydroxy-tetrahydrodipicolinate reductase: MIKLGISGACGKMGRRIYELAAHDKDIEVTLLLEKKGTPLIGREVGKLKVSSNSDGIFLIDVLVDFTLPESIEATLDYVARYKKALVLGTTGLSQEQIKKVEEVSAVVPVVFTPNMSIGVNVLFSILPEIAKRLGKDYDIEVVEAHHKFKKDAPSGTAKKIVSILEESTGKKIPAHAVRLGDIVGDHTIIFCGNSERIEIKHQAHTRDLFAVGAVKAAKWVAGKPAGLYTMQDVLK; encoded by the coding sequence ATGATAAAGCTTGGTATATCAGGCGCCTGCGGAAAAATGGGCAGGCGTATCTATGAGTTAGCTGCGCACGATAAAGATATAGAGGTGACGCTTTTATTGGAGAAAAAAGGCACTCCTCTGATCGGAAGGGAAGTAGGGAAACTGAAGGTTTCTTCTAATTCGGACGGGATATTCTTGATTGATGTCTTGGTTGATTTTACTTTGCCTGAATCTATAGAGGCAACCCTTGATTATGTGGCGCGTTATAAAAAGGCGCTTGTTTTAGGCACTACCGGATTAAGCCAAGAGCAGATTAAGAAAGTGGAAGAAGTTTCTGCTGTAGTGCCGGTTGTTTTTACTCCTAATATGTCTATCGGAGTAAATGTTTTGTTTTCTATTCTCCCAGAAATTGCCAAACGCTTGGGCAAAGATTATGATATTGAAGTTGTGGAGGCGCATCATAAGTTTAAGAAAGACGCCCCCTCGGGGACGGCCAAGAAAATAGTCTCGATCTTAGAAGAGTCAACCGGGAAGAAAATCCCCGCGCATGCTGTACGTTTGGGAGACATCGTTGGAGACCATACCATTATTTTCTGCGGAAATTCCGAACGCATTGAAATCAAACATCAGGCGCATACACGGGATTTATTTGCCGTAGGTGCGGTAAAAGCCGCCAAGTGGGTTGCCGGAAAGCCTGCCGGGCTATATACAATGCAGGACGTATTAAAGTAA
- a CDS encoding winged helix-turn-helix domain-containing protein, which translates to MITEIGIIAGDIWHFLDQHGEVSLENLVKGIDKSRDNVLMSLGWLAREGHVLVQSQGSGYTVCLRKND; encoded by the coding sequence ATGATCACTGAAATCGGAATTATTGCCGGAGATATCTGGCATTTCCTTGACCAGCACGGAGAGGTTTCTTTGGAAAATCTTGTCAAGGGCATAGATAAATCTCGTGATAATGTGCTGATGAGTTTAGGTTGGCTTGCCCGTGAGGGTCATGTCCTTGTGCAATCGCAAGGAAGCGGCTATACCGTGTGCTTAAGGAAAAATGATTAG
- a CDS encoding tetratricopeptide repeat protein, which translates to MKRKNFIINILITLGVFLFSSVYCVASYAQTQAQNSEDKEEEALFVAKRALEDGFYDVSLELSERFLKNYPQSAKLAKAHLIIGQSYFYKNDFIAALQKFEWLIQQPFASEVKDEIIYWIAEVHFRGNDFIKASSYYKQIVDGYPNSKYLGLAYYSLGWCDFQAQEYKSALSYFKTVEEKFPQDTFWREASFKIFECLYNLKDYRLLKEKIDANVKSYSKDSAKSGYLYFYLAESDYYLGDFAASLEAYQKVLSLSGDDKMQGLSKLGMGWAYLKLKKYKEAKEVLESIPFDKLEKASQNALYLAKGILMIETEEYGQARDIYDKLILEASDPVVLIQGYIGKADALYNLGDYKGAVDVYQEAQGKLPEGLSSDISDKFHYGFAWAYLKEGKFKAAIGQFQRIVKQSEDKTIKVSALCQIGDAYFEQGDYAKAQEAYNSILKDYRGSFYEDYVQYQLGLTMLKTSNYDSAAVVFQNLKSKYPDSKLLDDASYALGLSYFQRENYQASKEIFSKFQDEFKDSPLASQAMYLWAVSLYNLGSYNEAIEVFKNIIRVYNQDIQLLQKSEYQIADCLYHLGDEKEAMQRFNALRTKYPDSSLTSEVVWWLAEYYYRNNDLNMAKRYFASLTQDFPKASLAPNAYYALGAIYDQEGNYDEAIKNFQKVVEFGKSELSATASVAIADLYLKEKKTETAVKAYNQVLQDYPNLSGLVYPKIAQGYQDQGNYDEAVNFYHKSQEVVPSSEMASIQFKIAEIDEVRGRYDQAIEEYLKLAYLYPDDVKLSLKALLRVAAIYENKEDFEQAVSTYKKISAMNVDESKYADERIGFINKQYLKKEQ; encoded by the coding sequence ATGAAAAGAAAGAATTTTATAATAAATATATTAATCACTCTAGGGGTGTTTCTATTTTCTAGTGTATACTGCGTAGCTTCTTATGCCCAGACTCAAGCTCAAAACTCCGAAGACAAAGAAGAAGAGGCGCTTTTTGTCGCCAAAAGAGCTTTGGAAGACGGATTTTATGACGTTTCTTTGGAGTTGTCAGAAAGGTTCCTCAAGAATTATCCGCAATCTGCCAAGCTGGCCAAAGCCCACCTTATCATCGGGCAGTCGTATTTCTATAAAAACGATTTTATTGCTGCTTTGCAGAAATTTGAATGGCTTATACAGCAGCCTTTTGCATCCGAGGTTAAAGATGAGATAATTTACTGGATAGCGGAAGTGCATTTCCGGGGAAATGATTTTATCAAGGCATCCTCTTATTATAAACAGATCGTGGATGGCTATCCTAATTCCAAATATCTGGGATTGGCGTATTATTCGCTTGGTTGGTGCGATTTTCAGGCTCAGGAATATAAGAGTGCCCTTTCTTATTTTAAAACTGTTGAAGAAAAATTCCCCCAGGATACTTTCTGGAGGGAGGCAAGTTTTAAAATATTCGAATGTTTATATAACTTAAAAGATTACAGGCTTCTTAAGGAGAAAATTGACGCGAATGTCAAGTCGTACTCCAAAGATAGCGCTAAGTCTGGTTACCTGTATTTTTATCTGGCAGAATCAGATTATTATTTAGGCGATTTTGCCGCTTCTCTCGAGGCTTACCAGAAGGTTTTATCTTTATCAGGCGACGATAAGATGCAAGGTTTATCTAAGCTGGGCATGGGATGGGCGTATCTTAAATTAAAAAAATACAAAGAGGCAAAAGAGGTTTTAGAAAGCATCCCTTTTGATAAGCTTGAGAAAGCCAGCCAAAATGCCTTGTATCTTGCCAAAGGCATTCTTATGATAGAGACAGAAGAATATGGCCAGGCAAGGGATATTTACGACAAGCTTATTCTGGAGGCTTCTGATCCGGTAGTGCTTATCCAGGGGTATATAGGAAAAGCCGATGCCTTGTATAACTTGGGGGATTATAAGGGTGCGGTTGATGTTTATCAGGAGGCGCAGGGGAAATTGCCAGAAGGCCTCTCAAGCGACATAAGCGATAAATTTCATTATGGTTTTGCCTGGGCCTATCTTAAAGAAGGAAAATTCAAGGCAGCCATAGGCCAGTTCCAGAGGATAGTTAAACAAAGCGAAGATAAGACGATCAAAGTCTCCGCGCTGTGCCAAATAGGAGATGCTTATTTTGAGCAGGGTGACTACGCAAAAGCGCAGGAAGCCTATAATAGCATACTTAAAGATTACCGGGGAAGTTTCTATGAGGATTATGTGCAATATCAGCTGGGCCTGACTATGTTAAAAACTTCTAATTACGATTCCGCGGCGGTTGTTTTCCAGAACCTGAAAAGCAAGTATCCGGATTCCAAACTTCTTGATGATGCTTCTTATGCTTTGGGTTTAAGTTATTTCCAGCGTGAAAATTATCAGGCCAGCAAAGAAATTTTCTCTAAGTTCCAAGATGAATTTAAAGACAGCCCATTAGCTTCTCAGGCAATGTATTTATGGGCAGTAAGCCTGTATAACCTGGGCTCTTACAATGAAGCGATAGAGGTATTTAAGAATATTATTCGCGTTTACAATCAGGATATCCAGCTTCTTCAAAAATCAGAATATCAAATAGCGGATTGCTTGTACCATCTGGGCGACGAGAAAGAGGCAATGCAGCGTTTTAATGCCTTGCGCACAAAATACCCGGATTCATCGCTTACCTCGGAAGTGGTTTGGTGGCTGGCGGAATATTATTACCGCAATAATGACTTGAATATGGCTAAGCGCTATTTTGCTTCATTGACCCAGGATTTTCCTAAAGCAAGTTTAGCCCCCAATGCTTACTATGCGTTAGGCGCCATTTATGACCAGGAAGGCAATTACGACGAAGCGATTAAGAATTTTCAAAAGGTCGTAGAGTTTGGCAAATCTGAATTATCTGCCACCGCTTCAGTAGCCATAGCAGACCTTTATTTGAAAGAAAAAAAGACTGAAACGGCGGTTAAGGCCTACAACCAGGTCTTGCAAGATTATCCCAATCTTTCAGGCCTTGTTTATCCTAAGATCGCTCAAGGCTATCAGGACCAGGGTAATTACGATGAGGCGGTGAATTTCTACCATAAGAGCCAGGAGGTGGTCCCTTCAAGCGAGATGGCCTCAATCCAGTTTAAAATAGCCGAGATTGATGAAGTAAGAGGCAGGTATGACCAGGCTATTGAAGAATATTTGAAGCTGGCTTATTTGTATCCCGATGATGTAAAATTAAGCCTAAAGGCGCTTTTAAGGGTAGCGGCCATTTACGAGAATAAGGAAGATTTTGAGCAGGCAGTCAGCACTTACAAAAAAATATCCGCGATGAATGTGGATGAAAGCAAATATGCCGATGAAAGAATAGGTTTTATCAATAAACAATATCTAAAAAAGGAGCAGTAA
- a CDS encoding DUF108 domain-containing protein, with translation MRKKIRIGIVGCGAIGSSLAKAITKEFSADAYVSALFDTQPDKAQLLSVALRKDISLAVSSLKDLISFSDFIIESSSAQASGGICRQAVNNGKDILVMSVGGLLKSYPRIFNLAKKKKVKVYIPSGAIGGVDALKALNLSDVKKVTLTTTKNPIAFKKVEYLIKKRIVLSEIKSKKVLFYGNALRAVRCFPQNINVAAVLSLVGIGAKQTKVKIVASPKVNKNIHEVQIISRAGNFYSRSENVLHPGNPKTSYLAFLSAKALLRDIFLPVKIGT, from the coding sequence ATGCGAAAGAAAATAAGGATCGGGATTGTCGGATGCGGAGCGATCGGCTCTTCTTTGGCAAAAGCTATAACTAAAGAATTTTCTGCAGATGCTTACGTGTCGGCATTGTTTGACACTCAGCCCGATAAGGCGCAGCTTTTATCTGTGGCGCTTCGCAAAGATATTTCTTTGGCAGTTTCTTCCCTTAAAGACCTGATCAGCTTCTCTGATTTTATAATAGAATCTTCAAGCGCTCAGGCCTCAGGCGGAATCTGCCGTCAGGCTGTCAATAACGGCAAGGATATATTGGTGATGAGTGTGGGAGGGCTTCTGAAGAGTTATCCGCGGATATTTAATTTAGCTAAAAAGAAAAAGGTGAAAGTCTATATCCCAAGCGGAGCTATCGGCGGGGTTGATGCCTTAAAGGCCCTGAATCTGTCAGATGTCAAAAAGGTCACGCTTACTACCACTAAAAACCCTATCGCTTTTAAGAAAGTGGAATATTTGATTAAGAAGCGCATTGTGCTTTCCGAAATTAAGAGTAAAAAAGTTTTATTTTACGGAAACGCTTTAAGGGCAGTGCGTTGTTTTCCGCAGAATATCAATGTGGCGGCTGTTTTATCATTAGTTGGAATAGGCGCGAAGCAAACAAAAGTAAAGATCGTTGCTTCTCCAAAGGTTAACAAGAACATACATGAAGTGCAAATAATTTCCCGGGCCGGTAATTTTTATAGCCGTTCGGAGAATGTATTGCATCCGGGCAACCCAAAGACCAGCTACTTGGCTTTTTTATCGGCAAAGGCGCTGTTGCGCGATATTTTTCTGCCGGTTAAAATAGGCACATAA
- the uvrA gene encoding excinuclease ABC subunit UvrA, whose protein sequence is MTSNIIIRGAKEHNLKNISLELPRNKLIVVTGLSGSGKSSLVFDTIYAEGQRRYVESLSSYARQFLGQLQKPDVEYIEGLSPAIAIEQRTAGGNPRSTVATQTEIYDYLRLLFARIGEVSCYQCGRFVKRQSAQEIVQQVMELGEGASIQILAKVISGRKGQYRQEFSNLKKAGFIRARVDGKIYELDQKINLDKYKAHNIEVLVDRLTIAPAVKPRLTDSIETALKAGQGIVVVAAKLSSGKEAESVYSQHYACTNCGISYTEVQPRIFSFNSPYGACPECNGLGTKFEFDLDLIIPEKDKSINQGALAVWRRGGRGYIMYYRWLLRELSRELGFSLDTPFNKLKKDTQKAILYGTDIEIGSKPFEGVIPHLERLFRDTDSDYLKHEISKFMSTLACPGCNGARLKKESLSVKIKGKNIWEVAQMPINKAKEFFSSLNLSAKDKLIAAECLKQINQRLQFCIDVGLDYLTLERKSSTLSGGEAQRIRLATQVGSRLVGVLYVLDEPSIGLHQRDNIKLLSTLESLRDLGNTVLVVEHDEYTIRAADYVVDLGPGAGLHGGHVVFAGTNKQLLENKQCLTAKYLRRELDIPIPESRRTFDPNRAIEIKGARQHNLKNIDVKFPIGAFIAVTGVSGSGKSTLIEDILYRGLNQKIYSSREKPGAHDELLGADLIDKVIVVDQSPIGRTPRSNPATYTAVFSHIRDLFSRLPEAKMRGYKPGRFSFNVKSGRCQACMGDGIKKIEMHFLPDVYVKCDICKGRRFNDATLEVKYKGKSIADVLEMTVEEAVVLFENIPVIKNTLSYLYDVGLEYVQLGQSSTTLSGGEAQRIKLASELSKRSTGKTLYILDEPTTGLHFADVHKLITVLQRLVDKGNTVIVIEHNLEVVKCADYIIDLGPEGGDKGGELVFCGTPEDLAGSKKSYTGEFLRKILKAGKGSDIVK, encoded by the coding sequence ATGACTTCCAATATCATCATTCGCGGCGCCAAGGAACATAACTTAAAAAACATTTCTTTAGAGCTTCCGCGCAATAAATTGATTGTGGTTACCGGTTTATCCGGCTCAGGTAAATCAAGCCTTGTGTTTGATACTATCTATGCCGAAGGCCAGCGCCGCTATGTGGAAAGCCTTTCCAGCTACGCCCGGCAGTTTTTAGGTCAGCTTCAGAAACCGGATGTGGAGTATATTGAAGGCCTTTCTCCGGCAATTGCTATTGAACAAAGGACTGCTGGCGGTAACCCCCGTTCCACGGTAGCTACCCAAACCGAAATCTACGATTATTTGCGCCTTCTTTTTGCGCGTATCGGAGAGGTATCCTGTTATCAATGCGGCAGGTTTGTGAAGCGCCAGAGCGCCCAAGAGATCGTCCAGCAGGTTATGGAATTAGGCGAAGGCGCAAGCATTCAGATTTTAGCAAAAGTAATAAGCGGTAGAAAAGGGCAATATCGGCAGGAGTTTTCAAATCTTAAGAAGGCAGGTTTTATCCGCGCGCGCGTCGATGGTAAAATATATGAGTTGGATCAAAAAATAAATTTAGATAAATATAAAGCGCATAACATAGAAGTTCTGGTAGACAGGCTGACCATTGCGCCGGCTGTAAAGCCGCGGCTTACTGATTCCATAGAAACCGCGTTAAAGGCAGGCCAAGGCATTGTGGTTGTTGCCGCCAAGCTTTCTAGCGGTAAAGAAGCCGAATCAGTATATAGCCAGCACTATGCCTGCACAAACTGCGGCATAAGTTATACGGAAGTCCAGCCGCGCATTTTTTCTTTTAATTCTCCTTATGGGGCCTGCCCGGAATGTAACGGCTTGGGTACAAAATTTGAGTTTGACCTGGATTTGATCATCCCGGAGAAAGATAAATCTATCAATCAGGGCGCGCTTGCCGTCTGGAGGAGAGGCGGACGAGGCTATATTATGTATTACCGCTGGCTTTTGCGCGAGTTATCGCGCGAACTGGGGTTTAGTCTGGACACGCCTTTTAATAAGCTTAAGAAAGACACCCAGAAAGCGATCCTTTATGGTACGGATATCGAAATCGGCAGTAAGCCTTTTGAGGGGGTTATCCCGCACTTAGAAAGGCTTTTTAGGGACACCGACAGCGATTATTTAAAGCATGAAATATCCAAATTTATGTCTACGCTTGCCTGTCCGGGCTGTAATGGCGCGCGCCTTAAGAAAGAAAGCCTCAGCGTTAAGATAAAGGGCAAGAATATTTGGGAAGTAGCTCAGATGCCGATAAATAAGGCAAAGGAATTTTTCTCTTCCCTTAATTTAAGCGCCAAAGATAAACTTATTGCCGCAGAATGCTTGAAACAGATAAATCAGCGTTTGCAGTTTTGTATTGATGTGGGGCTTGATTATTTAACTTTAGAGAGAAAAAGTTCCACTCTTTCCGGAGGAGAGGCGCAGCGAATCCGGCTTGCCACTCAAGTGGGTTCGCGCTTGGTAGGAGTTTTGTATGTTTTAGACGAGCCCAGTATCGGCCTGCACCAGCGGGATAATATTAAGCTTCTTTCAACATTGGAATCTTTGAGGGATTTAGGCAATACGGTATTAGTGGTGGAGCATGATGAATATACCATAAGAGCCGCTGACTATGTTGTGGATTTAGGCCCGGGCGCGGGGCTTCATGGAGGGCATGTAGTTTTTGCCGGTACCAATAAACAATTGCTGGAGAATAAACAGTGCTTAACCGCTAAATATTTACGCCGCGAATTGGATATTCCCATTCCAGAAAGCCGCCGCACTTTTGATCCTAATAGGGCCATTGAAATTAAAGGCGCCCGGCAGCATAACTTAAAGAATATTGATGTCAAATTTCCCATAGGCGCTTTTATTGCTGTGACAGGCGTTTCCGGTTCGGGGAAATCAACGCTTATAGAGGATATACTGTATCGGGGGTTGAATCAGAAGATCTACAGTTCCCGCGAGAAACCCGGAGCGCACGATGAACTATTAGGGGCAGACCTTATAGACAAGGTTATTGTCGTGGATCAGTCGCCTATTGGAAGAACGCCCCGTTCCAACCCCGCTACTTACACAGCAGTGTTTAGCCATATCCGTGATTTATTCAGCCGGCTTCCGGAAGCTAAGATGCGCGGATATAAGCCGGGAAGGTTTTCTTTTAATGTTAAAAGCGGGCGCTGTCAGGCATGCATGGGAGATGGAATCAAGAAAATAGAGATGCATTTCTTGCCGGATGTCTATGTGAAATGCGATATCTGCAAGGGCAGGCGTTTTAATGATGCTACTTTAGAGGTTAAATATAAAGGAAAATCCATTGCTGATGTCTTGGAGATGACCGTCGAAGAAGCGGTTGTATTGTTTGAGAATATCCCGGTAATTAAAAATACCCTGTCATATCTGTATGATGTGGGTTTGGAATATGTTCAATTGGGCCAGTCCTCCACTACTCTTTCCGGAGGCGAGGCGCAAAGAATTAAGCTTGCCAGTGAATTAAGCAAGCGTTCAACCGGGAAGACCTTATATATACTTGATGAGCCGACCACGGGCTTACATTTCGCGGATGTGCATAAGCTTATTACTGTGCTGCAGCGGCTGGTGGATAAAGGCAATACGGTTATTGTTATTGAACATAATTTGGAAGTAGTAAAATGCGCGGATTATATTATTGATTTAGGGCCTGAAGGCGGCGATAAGGGGGGAGAGCTTGTTTTTTGCGGAACCCCGGAAGATTTAGCAGGGTCAAAGAAATCCTATACGGGAGAGTTTTTAAGAAAGATATTGAAGGCGGGAAAAGGAAGTGATATAGTGAAATAA
- a CDS encoding MotA/TolQ/ExbB proton channel family protein: MELYKMSLWNIFLAGGPVMWPILLCSIFALAIILEKLWDLRRMKIDEEGILKGILDKMKHHQVKEALEICDKTESPVTNILKAGILKYDRPRAQIKEAIEDASLHEMPRLEKNLSALATIAHISPLLGLLGTVTGMVRCFQTIQAKATSFHPVSPGDLAGGIWEALLTTVAGLIVAIPAFVAYNYLVNKVNNFIFEMEKAATELVNFLTE, from the coding sequence ATGGAATTGTATAAAATGAGCCTATGGAATATCTTTTTGGCTGGCGGCCCGGTAATGTGGCCGATACTTCTGTGTTCTATCTTTGCCTTGGCTATTATTCTGGAAAAGCTTTGGGACCTGCGCCGGATGAAGATAGACGAAGAGGGTATCTTAAAAGGCATCTTGGATAAGATGAAGCATCATCAGGTCAAGGAGGCGCTGGAAATCTGCGATAAGACGGAAAGCCCGGTTACTAATATTTTAAAAGCCGGCATCCTGAAATATGACCGCCCCAGGGCCCAGATCAAAGAGGCCATTGAAGACGCTTCTTTGCATGAAATGCCGCGGCTGGAAAAGAACCTTTCCGCGTTAGCCACTATCGCGCATATATCCCCGCTTTTAGGGCTTTTAGGGACAGTTACCGGAATGGTCAGGTGCTTTCAGACTATCCAAGCTAAGGCTACAAGTTTTCATCCTGTGTCTCCTGGAGACCTGGCAGGGGGGATTTGGGAAGCGCTTCTTACTACTGTGGCAGGGTTGATCGTGGCGATACCGGCGTTTGTCGCTTACAACTATCTGGTCAATAAGGTAAACAATTTTATTTTTGAAATGGAAAAAGCGGCCACGGAATTGGTAAATTTCTTAACCGAATAA
- the panC gene encoding pantoate--beta-alanine ligase — protein MLIAKNIRQARKFLNKYRLLRKSVGFVPTMGALHQGHSSLIRLARKENDIVAVSIFVNPAQFAPHEDLKKYPRDLNSDARVCAKEKVDLIFYPRPEEMYPKGYKTFVKVEGLSEVLCGKFRPGHFRGVSTVVLKLFNIILPDKAYFGQKDAQQAAIIKKMAEDLNVPTQIKIVPTVRSEDGLALSSRNNYLSGREKEKALILCSSLSLAREMVKSGVRDAKTIIGQMRKLIVRVKEAKIDYVAIVDPATLQDVLFVKKGDLVCLAVWIGKTRLIDNLLVD, from the coding sequence ATGCTTATTGCAAAAAATATCCGGCAGGCCAGGAAGTTTCTGAATAAGTACAGGCTTCTTAGGAAATCTGTGGGTTTTGTACCGACCATGGGAGCTTTACATCAGGGGCATTCCAGCCTTATTAGGCTTGCCCGCAAAGAAAACGATATAGTGGCAGTAAGTATCTTTGTTAATCCTGCGCAATTTGCGCCTCATGAAGACTTAAAGAAATACCCGCGCGATCTTAACTCTGACGCGCGAGTCTGCGCCAAAGAAAAGGTGGATCTTATTTTTTATCCCCGCCCTGAAGAAATGTATCCTAAAGGTTATAAAACATTTGTTAAGGTGGAGGGGTTATCAGAAGTCCTTTGCGGGAAATTCCGCCCCGGGCATTTCCGCGGCGTCTCAACGGTAGTCTTGAAACTTTTTAACATTATCCTTCCGGATAAAGCCTATTTTGGGCAGAAAGACGCTCAACAGGCGGCAATAATTAAAAAGATGGCGGAAGACCTAAATGTCCCGACACAGATAAAAATTGTCCCGACAGTAAGAAGCGAAGATGGCTTGGCGTTAAGTTCCCGCAACAATTATTTATCTGGCAGGGAAAAAGAAAAAGCCCTTATTTTATGCTCAAGCCTTTCTTTGGCCAGAGAAATGGTTAAATCTGGCGTGCGCGATGCGAAAACGATCATAGGCCAAATGCGCAAATTGATTGTCCGGGTAAAAGAAGCGAAAATAGATTATGTGGCCATTGTTGATCCGGCGACTTTGCAGGATGTCCTGTTTGTTAAAAAAGGCGATTTGGTCTGTTTGGCGGTTTGGATCGGGAAGACGCGTTTGATTGATAACCTATTGGTGGATTAA